The Merismopedia glauca CCAP 1448/3 region ATGTCAATTAAACCTCGAAAATAAAAAAAGGGATCAAATAGTTAGAGAAACTATTGAATTAATTTCCCAAAATTTTCCCAAATTAAAAGATAAAAAGACTGTATTAGTAATTTATATAAAAGGTATATCTGATGCTATTACAGAATTTAAAGACCTATATATAGTTGGCGCAAATTCCCCAATTAGTTTAATAGGAAACGTGACCGATTCTGCTTATGTAGCTTATGGAGAAAAGAATAAGTAACTAAGTTATTCTATATACTTCACTTTCTTAATACTTCCGTCTTCTTTTAACTCAATAATCTCAACCTTAACCATTTGACCTTGTTTTTCTTCTAGAATTTGAGAAATTTTCGGTTCTTTTTGAGTGTTGGGCAACTTGTCTAAAATGTTGTAGGTAACTTTATTACCCCGAACATTTGTTATTCTTGCTTCAACTATTTGACCTATTTTAAATTCTTCGGATGCTAAGATATTAGCAATTTCAATCTGACGTTCTGACTGAAACGATAAACTAGAGGTATCGAGTTCTTCAGAATCTAAATCTTCTAAGGTAAATGTATTTTTATAATAGTAAGTTAAACGCTTTGCCCATCCCAATATTTCCAATATAGCAGAAATATTATCTCGATAATCTTTGAGATATTGATCGCAGATACTACTGATATTTTCGTAATATGTAACAGTCGATTTACTATGCCCTATCTTGTTACCGTTTTTCGCTAACGTGACTAAATAAGTAAAAAACTTTTTTCCTGCTTCTTCTCGGCTTTTATAACTTTGTAAGTAGGAATAAATTTTGCCTAATTCGTTAGGATCGGTTTTGCTTTTTACTAACTCAATAGCCATCGCATGAGCAACTTTAGAGTATCGTTCGTTTAAATCCATGCTACTCCTCATCAATACATATCTTGTGGTGCTTCTCTTGTTGTAGGGTACTTCCAGATTTCCTTGAGTTCTTTTAGGGCATCAATTTGAACGAGTTTCTCGTTATGAGAAGCTTGAATTAGTTCCTGTATGTATTGTTTTAGTTTATCTCCTGCCAGAAAATCATTTTCAGAGTAACAGTAATCGAGATAACGATTTTTAAGATCGTTGCAGCGCTCAATTTTGGTTAATTCAACTATCATCGTACCCATCCCGATAGGTTTGCCTCCACCAACTTTCAAGGCAAAATTGTTATTTTTATCTTGTCCTAACACGATTAAAAGTGTCCCTAATTCTGCTTTGGTTAGGTTCATAAACTGTAATTGAGTAGAAAAAGTTAATTCGTTTCCTGCTTGCTGTACGGGAATACCTTGTTGTTGTCCTTTATCTACTGGTTTAATTGCATGATAGTAAAACTTTCTTCCTGCTACTTTTCCATTTAAGTAGTAGCCATCTCGTTTGGGACGAGGGTTATGTAACGAAGGCATGAAACCGATACTGGGCTTAATTTCATCGGCAATAGCATCATTAAATGAGATTAATCCCTGCCAACCCATTGCACCAAAAACTTGACAAGCAGGGCAAAGTTTCTGTTTATCGTTACATTCTTTATAGCCATTAGGAATAGCTTCTCTATTTGCCTTTGTTTTGCACAAACAACTTAGAGTAATTGCTTCATAAGTAGAACGAATTACCCCTTTTAAAGAACTTCCTGGAATAATTAGTTTTTCATCCTTTCCCACTGCTACTTTAACTAACGGAATATTTTTAGTTCGACTCGATAAGTCACTCCCCATTACAACTACACCGGAAGCGACAAAGGTTGAGGTTTTAACTGTAAGCTTTAGACAAAGTTTGCCACTTAAAAGCTGGCTTTTATAGCGATCTTGTCCTACTGGATGTTTGCGCTGTGGAGTTTTATTAGATAACGGAATTAGTTTATAAGGTTTAAAACTATTTTGAGTGACAGGCTCATTAATAGGTTGAGGTGGAGTTGGTTTTCTGGGAGGTATAGGTCGATTATTAGTCATAATTTTTAGACTACAGTAAGCGCAATAAAATGAATTGTTTTTGTATCAGAGTCTTGAAAATAACGCTGACCAACATTCACTATTTCGCTCTGAATTGCTTTAGGAAAACGAGTTTCTGTGACGGGATACATAGAAGCATTTCGGTCTTGATAAGTCCACTTGGCTGGTATTTCATGCCACTTTTCCCCTAAGTCTTTCCTGATTTTACTTAAGATTAAAACGCTAAATTTATCGCCCTGTTTTTTCCAGCGCAGTTCAAATTCTCGATTAAACATTTGTCCTGCGGGAGACGGGAAATTTTCGGGTAATTGAGATATAAAACCGCTAACGCGATCGCACCAACGTAAAAAATAGTAAGTTTCTTTAGTCTGCCAATCTACTAATAGTAACTTAAGTCGATCTTCTGTTAAAAAAGTTGTTCCTACATAAGCCATATTGAGAATAACTCCGAAAATATAAATCAGGCTGCAACTCCTTCAAAGTAGTGTCGCTTCCAAGCTTTGACACCACGAGTAAATAAGTCTTTAACCTGTTTTTCTCCCTGCCAAAGTAGATAGACTCCTAAACCTAAATCCATATTTTGGGCAGCAACTGGAGTATCTTCCTTGTCATCGATAATAAAATCGTACTTTCTACACTCATCTTCACTGAGAAAGGCACCAGCGCCAAGTAAGGTGGTAATATCCCAAGTCTTTTCGCTTCCCAAGGCTTGAATTTGACCATCGTTAAGGATGCAACCTGGATATTGCACTACTCCAGATTCTAGCTGCACGTTAACAGTTCCCAAACCGCGAGATTTAGCAAAACCGATTCCAAACCATCCATCGTCTAAATCTCGTAAAACTAAGCCAATTAATCCTAGTTGGGATAATGTAAAGTTTTTGAGGTGAATTTTAGTAATGAATTCGCCTTCAGTACAAACTTGATAGTCAAATGGCCCTACCGCAACCGAACCAAAAACTCTATCTATAGCAACACCGTTCCTTTCTTCTAATTTTAAAGG contains the following coding sequences:
- a CDS encoding RAMP superfamily CRISPR-associated protein, giving the protein MTNNRPIPPRKPTPPQPINEPVTQNSFKPYKLIPLSNKTPQRKHPVGQDRYKSQLLSGKLCLKLTVKTSTFVASGVVVMGSDLSSRTKNIPLVKVAVGKDEKLIIPGSSLKGVIRSTYEAITLSCLCKTKANREAIPNGYKECNDKQKLCPACQVFGAMGWQGLISFNDAIADEIKPSIGFMPSLHNPRPKRDGYYLNGKVAGRKFYYHAIKPVDKGQQQGIPVQQAGNELTFSTQLQFMNLTKAELGTLLIVLGQDKNNNFALKVGGGKPIGMGTMIVELTKIERCNDLKNRYLDYCYSENDFLAGDKLKQYIQELIQASHNEKLVQIDALKELKEIWKYPTTREAPQDMY
- a CDS encoding RAMP superfamily CRISPR-associated protein, translated to MHKRLVNHCTIALKLIPDGPILIKSGREGADPTKPQMEFVETYHHGKRSIYLPGSSLKGAIRAHAERIVRTVGRDKRPTNPKLLWANDPLTDDYKYLENKSPSEIYQLSSFTDRIFGNTSIASRLRIEDAYPSSDRPLKLEERNGVAIDRVFGSVAVGPFDYQVCTEGEFITKIHLKNFTLSQLGLIGLVLRDLDDGWFGIGFAKSRGLGTVNVQLESGVVQYPGCILNDGQIQALGSEKTWDITTLLGAGAFLSEDECRKYDFIIDDKEDTPVAAQNMDLGLGVYLLWQGEKQVKDLFTRGVKAWKRHYFEGVAA